The nucleotide window CGGGCTTTCCTTTGTAAATGAACAAGTTGGTCCCGAAAGAAATATTGCAATAAAAGGAGACTATTCCTACACGCTCCGATCCGAAGAAAAAGTAAAAGTAGTTTTGGGCTTAAAAGCTGCTCTAAACATGCTGCATATCAACCTTATCGATTTAGAACTGGATAATCCTGACGATCCCGTTTTCCTTAACAATAAACAAAGCGTATTCTTACCCAATTTTGGCTTCGGCGTTATTGTTTATACCAAAGACTTTTATCTTGGTTTCTCAATCCCTGATTTGATTGTCCATAACTATATGAACAACACTATTTTCTCATCAGCAAACCTCTGGCTTTCTACAAAGCATTATTATTTTATTGGAGGAGGACTCTGGCCTATCTCTCATAAATTAGCTTTGAAACCATCAACTTATATTCGGCTTTCTAAAAGTACTGAAGAAGATAAAACTATTGATATGGAAGGTGATATAAGCCTTGTCCTTGTTTATAATAATAACTTGCATGGTGGATTTTCTGTACGGACAGATCATCGCGTTGCAGCCCTTTTTGGCTTAAAAATTCTCCCCGATCTTGAGTTGGGCTATTCTTTTGATTTATTTTATGCATACAAAACGGATAAGTATAATGGAGGAAGCCACGAACTGGTACTTAAATACGATGTGTTTATTAAACACAAAAGTCGGCCAATTCCTTGTCCGACTTTTCTTTAAACTAAATTAAAATCTATCGCCTTGCAAAACTCTTATACCAATTATGTTTCCATTTGATGCGTTTTTGGTATTATACCACGTTTTTACTTCCTGACATCGATTGCAGATACTCTTCTATCTGATATTTCAAGGATAATAATTCAACATTTCGCCTTTGTTCTATTGAGCGTTCTCTTGATTTAATCAGAAGTTTTGCTTGAAGGTTATCAAAATCAACTGAATTAGTATCCATTTGATGAGTTAAAATTCCATTTTCTGGTTCTTTTCTATTATCAATTATTTCCGCCTCCTTTTCTATTTAAATATTTTTCTACTCGTTTTTCTTTACTTGGTAAAATGCGACCAAATAATTTGAATTCGTCAGAAAGCGTCTGACCTTTTGAATATGTTAGATAGAAACTTCGTATTT belongs to Bacteroidales bacterium and includes:
- a CDS encoding type IX secretion system membrane protein PorP/SprF, with product MRKFLIVGFMFIVSLASAQKEDMHTHYTYNLMAVNPAYAGLENQLTAILFHRSQWAAFPGAPRFQTAAIHAPFARNVGLGLSFVNEQVGPERNIAIKGDYSYTLRSEEKVKVVLGLKAALNMLHINLIDLELDNPDDPVFLNNKQSVFLPNFGFGVIVYTKDFYLGFSIPDLIVHNYMNNTIFSSANLWLSTKHYYFIGGGLWPISHKLALKPSTYIRLSKSTEEDKTIDMEGDISLVLVYNNNLHGGFSVRTDHRVAALFGLKILPDLELGYSFDLFYAYKTDKYNGGSHELVLKYDVFIKHKSRPIPCPTFL